A part of Caretta caretta isolate rCarCar2 chromosome 1, rCarCar1.hap1, whole genome shotgun sequence genomic DNA contains:
- the RAD51AP1 gene encoding RAD51-associated protein 1 isoform X2 gives MRRPQRRAEPPPAGPAETPDAAGSLPRPLFQPLAPGPARRGRGSPVAGLAPRRQLSRAGPAVLGSLPRAALVTGGRGCSREGEGKPLPHLSPGRRGRSSWRGWGGAALPLPAAPSDLAPQIRLLLPASFFVQVTNVPGLRERGEERPARRLGSRRRPAAMERPVRRNKKIVDYSQFGDFENDDEDFACVPAPLNKKSRVVPTETNREKKEKQKRPHKEVTTVPKKTPSKRIALDDKLYQRDLEVALALSVKEPSGDILETQDSQEQGIKKCETIELENVDSSSILSNCSADSGLLGPDQVTDDNDIPTGGYRQRRAASKAVSQQKLLTDDSDEGDHADNYEPDFVSDEESEGGSDFSEEDDEDFAAKKKKTKENKRKEIKLKVQTEKEKKLSKSRINATLVPLVSSPRIIQAKSQSTVKKTSSSPEPIGKPLYTSSPSTDKKKPKWIPPGCLMTAGPTHSYESVH, from the exons ATGAGGCGGCCCCAGCGCCGGGCAGAGCCTCCGCCCGCAGGCCCCGCGGAAACACCCGACGCTGCCGGCTCCTTACCCCGCCCGCTGTTTCAGCCACTCGCGCCAGGCCCCGctaggagggggcgggggagcccgGTCGCGGGCCTGGCCCCTCGCCGGCAACTGAGCCGAGCCGGGCCGGCGGTGCTGGGCTCCCTGCCCAGGGCGGCGCTAgtgacgggggggaggggctgttcccgggagggggaggggaagcccctCCCTCACCTGAGCCCCGGCCGGCGGGGGCGGAGCagctggcgggggtggggcggcGCGGCGCTGCCGCTCCCGGCGGCTCCTTCGGATCTGGCGCCGCAGATTCGCCTCCTCCTCCCCGCCTCCTTTTTTGTGCAGGTGACGAATGTGCCGGGGCTGCGCGAGCGGGGAGAGGAGCGGCCCGCCCGGCGGCTGGGGAGCCGGCGCCGCCCCGCCGCGATGGAGAGGCCGGTCAGGAG GAATAAGAAAATTGTTGATTATTCACAGTTTGGGGATTTTGAAAATGATG ATGAAGACTTTGCCTGTGTACCTGCACCTTTAAACAAAAAATCTAGAGTAGTACCTACAGAGACAAATAGGGAGAAAAAGGAGAAGCAGAAAAGGCCACACAAGGAGGTGACTACAGTGCCGAAGAAAACACCCAGTAAAAG GATAGCCTTAGATGACAAGCTTTACCAGAGAGATTTAGAAGTTGCGTTAGCCTTGTCAGTGAAAGAACCATCTGGAGACATCCTTGAAACGCAAGATTCACAAGAACAAG gcatTAAAAAATGTGAAACTATTGAATTAGAAAATGTAGACAGCAGTTCCATCCTCTCCAACTGCAGTGCAGATAGTGGTCTCTTAG GCCCCGATCAGGTCACAGATGACAATGACATCCCCACAGGTGGTTATAGGCAAAGAAGAGCAGCATCTAAAGCTGTGTCACAGCAGAAGTTACTGACAGATGACAGTGATGAGGGAGACCATGCTGATAACTATGAGCCAGACTTTGTGTCTG aTGAGGAATCAGAGGGTGGTTCAGATTTCAGTGAGGAAGATGATGAAGATTTTGctgcaaaaaagaagaaaactaaagaaaataaaaggaaagaaattaagTTAAAGgtccaaacagaaaaagaaaagaaactctcCAAATCCAGAATTAATGCTACAC TGGTTCCATTAGTTTCTTCTCCACGGATAATCCAAGCAAAATCTCAGTCAACAGTGAAGAAGACATCAAGTTCTCCAGAACCTATTGGAAAACCTTTATACACATCAAGTCCCTCAACAGACAAGAAGAAGCCCAAATGGATACCACCAG GTTGCCTAATGAcagctggacctacacacagctATGAGAGTGTCCATTAA
- the RAD51AP1 gene encoding RAD51-associated protein 1 isoform X1, which translates to MRRPQRRAEPPPAGPAETPDAAGSLPRPLFQPLAPGPARRGRGSPVAGLAPRRQLSRAGPAVLGSLPRAALVTGGRGCSREGEGKPLPHLSPGRRGRSSWRGWGGAALPLPAAPSDLAPQIRLLLPASFFVQVTNVPGLRERGEERPARRLGSRRRPAAMERPVRRNKKIVDYSQFGDFENDDEDFACVPAPLNKKSRVVPTETNREKKEKQKRPHKEVTTVPKKTPSKRIALDDKLYQRDLEVALALSVKEPSGDILETQDSQEQGIKKCETIELENVDSSSILSNCSADSGLLGPDQVTDDNDIPTGGYRQRRAASKAVSQQKLLTDDSDEGDHADNYEPDFVSDEESEGGSDFSEEDDEDFAAKKKKTKENKRKEIKLKVQTEKEKKLSKSRINATLVPLVSSPRIIQAKSQSTVKKTSSSPEPIGKPLYTSSPSTDKKKPKWIPPAASGCSSNPLGGISVKSPTQGLRLGLSRLARVKPLHPTAASS; encoded by the exons ATGAGGCGGCCCCAGCGCCGGGCAGAGCCTCCGCCCGCAGGCCCCGCGGAAACACCCGACGCTGCCGGCTCCTTACCCCGCCCGCTGTTTCAGCCACTCGCGCCAGGCCCCGctaggagggggcgggggagcccgGTCGCGGGCCTGGCCCCTCGCCGGCAACTGAGCCGAGCCGGGCCGGCGGTGCTGGGCTCCCTGCCCAGGGCGGCGCTAgtgacgggggggaggggctgttcccgggagggggaggggaagcccctCCCTCACCTGAGCCCCGGCCGGCGGGGGCGGAGCagctggcgggggtggggcggcGCGGCGCTGCCGCTCCCGGCGGCTCCTTCGGATCTGGCGCCGCAGATTCGCCTCCTCCTCCCCGCCTCCTTTTTTGTGCAGGTGACGAATGTGCCGGGGCTGCGCGAGCGGGGAGAGGAGCGGCCCGCCCGGCGGCTGGGGAGCCGGCGCCGCCCCGCCGCGATGGAGAGGCCGGTCAGGAG GAATAAGAAAATTGTTGATTATTCACAGTTTGGGGATTTTGAAAATGATG ATGAAGACTTTGCCTGTGTACCTGCACCTTTAAACAAAAAATCTAGAGTAGTACCTACAGAGACAAATAGGGAGAAAAAGGAGAAGCAGAAAAGGCCACACAAGGAGGTGACTACAGTGCCGAAGAAAACACCCAGTAAAAG GATAGCCTTAGATGACAAGCTTTACCAGAGAGATTTAGAAGTTGCGTTAGCCTTGTCAGTGAAAGAACCATCTGGAGACATCCTTGAAACGCAAGATTCACAAGAACAAG gcatTAAAAAATGTGAAACTATTGAATTAGAAAATGTAGACAGCAGTTCCATCCTCTCCAACTGCAGTGCAGATAGTGGTCTCTTAG GCCCCGATCAGGTCACAGATGACAATGACATCCCCACAGGTGGTTATAGGCAAAGAAGAGCAGCATCTAAAGCTGTGTCACAGCAGAAGTTACTGACAGATGACAGTGATGAGGGAGACCATGCTGATAACTATGAGCCAGACTTTGTGTCTG aTGAGGAATCAGAGGGTGGTTCAGATTTCAGTGAGGAAGATGATGAAGATTTTGctgcaaaaaagaagaaaactaaagaaaataaaaggaaagaaattaagTTAAAGgtccaaacagaaaaagaaaagaaactctcCAAATCCAGAATTAATGCTACAC TGGTTCCATTAGTTTCTTCTCCACGGATAATCCAAGCAAAATCTCAGTCAACAGTGAAGAAGACATCAAGTTCTCCAGAACCTATTGGAAAACCTTTATACACATCAAGTCCCTCAACAGACAAGAAGAAGCCCAAATGGATACCACCAG CTGCCTCAGGATGCAGTAGTAACCCACTGGGAGGAATTTCAGTTAAATCACCTACTCAAGGTCTCAGACTTGGCTTGTCCAGATTAGCACGAGTGAAACCACTGCACCCAACTGCCGCCAGCAGTTGA
- the RAD51AP1 gene encoding RAD51-associated protein 1 isoform X3, which translates to MRRPQRRAEPPPAGPAETPDAAGSLPRPLFQPLAPGPARRGRGSPVAGLAPRRQLSRAGPAVLGSLPRAALVTGGRGCSREGEGKPLPHLSPGRRGRSSWRGWGGAALPLPAAPSDLAPQIRLLLPASFFVQVTNVPGLRERGEERPARRLGSRRRPAAMERPVRRNKKIVDYSQFGDFENDDEDFACVPAPLNKKSRVVPTETNREKKEKQKRPHKEVTTVPKKTPSKRIALDDKLYQRDLEVALALSVKEPSGDILETQDSQEQGPDQVTDDNDIPTGGYRQRRAASKAVSQQKLLTDDSDEGDHADNYEPDFVSDEESEGGSDFSEEDDEDFAAKKKKTKENKRKEIKLKVQTEKEKKLSKSRINATLVPLVSSPRIIQAKSQSTVKKTSSSPEPIGKPLYTSSPSTDKKKPKWIPPAASGCSSNPLGGISVKSPTQGLRLGLSRLARVKPLHPTAASS; encoded by the exons ATGAGGCGGCCCCAGCGCCGGGCAGAGCCTCCGCCCGCAGGCCCCGCGGAAACACCCGACGCTGCCGGCTCCTTACCCCGCCCGCTGTTTCAGCCACTCGCGCCAGGCCCCGctaggagggggcgggggagcccgGTCGCGGGCCTGGCCCCTCGCCGGCAACTGAGCCGAGCCGGGCCGGCGGTGCTGGGCTCCCTGCCCAGGGCGGCGCTAgtgacgggggggaggggctgttcccgggagggggaggggaagcccctCCCTCACCTGAGCCCCGGCCGGCGGGGGCGGAGCagctggcgggggtggggcggcGCGGCGCTGCCGCTCCCGGCGGCTCCTTCGGATCTGGCGCCGCAGATTCGCCTCCTCCTCCCCGCCTCCTTTTTTGTGCAGGTGACGAATGTGCCGGGGCTGCGCGAGCGGGGAGAGGAGCGGCCCGCCCGGCGGCTGGGGAGCCGGCGCCGCCCCGCCGCGATGGAGAGGCCGGTCAGGAG GAATAAGAAAATTGTTGATTATTCACAGTTTGGGGATTTTGAAAATGATG ATGAAGACTTTGCCTGTGTACCTGCACCTTTAAACAAAAAATCTAGAGTAGTACCTACAGAGACAAATAGGGAGAAAAAGGAGAAGCAGAAAAGGCCACACAAGGAGGTGACTACAGTGCCGAAGAAAACACCCAGTAAAAG GATAGCCTTAGATGACAAGCTTTACCAGAGAGATTTAGAAGTTGCGTTAGCCTTGTCAGTGAAAGAACCATCTGGAGACATCCTTGAAACGCAAGATTCACAAGAACAAG GCCCCGATCAGGTCACAGATGACAATGACATCCCCACAGGTGGTTATAGGCAAAGAAGAGCAGCATCTAAAGCTGTGTCACAGCAGAAGTTACTGACAGATGACAGTGATGAGGGAGACCATGCTGATAACTATGAGCCAGACTTTGTGTCTG aTGAGGAATCAGAGGGTGGTTCAGATTTCAGTGAGGAAGATGATGAAGATTTTGctgcaaaaaagaagaaaactaaagaaaataaaaggaaagaaattaagTTAAAGgtccaaacagaaaaagaaaagaaactctcCAAATCCAGAATTAATGCTACAC TGGTTCCATTAGTTTCTTCTCCACGGATAATCCAAGCAAAATCTCAGTCAACAGTGAAGAAGACATCAAGTTCTCCAGAACCTATTGGAAAACCTTTATACACATCAAGTCCCTCAACAGACAAGAAGAAGCCCAAATGGATACCACCAG CTGCCTCAGGATGCAGTAGTAACCCACTGGGAGGAATTTCAGTTAAATCACCTACTCAAGGTCTCAGACTTGGCTTGTCCAGATTAGCACGAGTGAAACCACTGCACCCAACTGCCGCCAGCAGTTGA